From Staphylococcus delphini, one genomic window encodes:
- a CDS encoding phosphoglycerate dehydrogenase: MLVVSLMRLDDQETRLQDAFPHVDFKFYKHPSQLPEEVQQQMDVLISYHPEVDVAFIENAPNLKWIAWYATGVNRLPFETLKKREIQLTNAGGVHAQQLTEFLFAYILDDYKELKAIYEEQQARIYNHKRVTPSVKDQSILFLGTGKIPQRAAQVAQTIGMKTIGLNTTGHAADHFNETYPISERQHVYKKADIVVNLLPETADTRYLLTAEDFKAMNQHTLLVNLGRGTIAKEAVIVDSLKNKSIRKAYLDVFEQEPLASDSKLYQLDNVFLTPHISGSHVDNKKLATDIFSNNLKSFLNNGNLIENKVNIDRGY; this comes from the coding sequence ATGTTAGTCGTTAGCTTGATGCGTTTAGATGATCAAGAAACAAGATTACAAGACGCATTTCCTCATGTTGACTTTAAATTTTATAAGCATCCTTCTCAACTGCCTGAAGAAGTGCAACAACAAATGGATGTGTTGATTTCATATCATCCAGAAGTTGATGTGGCTTTTATTGAAAACGCACCAAATCTAAAATGGATAGCTTGGTATGCGACAGGGGTCAATCGTTTACCATTTGAAACACTCAAAAAAAGAGAGATTCAATTGACCAATGCAGGGGGTGTACATGCACAACAACTTACGGAATTTCTGTTCGCGTACATATTAGATGACTACAAAGAACTGAAAGCAATCTATGAAGAACAGCAAGCGCGGATTTATAACCATAAACGCGTTACGCCATCTGTTAAAGATCAATCCATTTTATTTTTAGGTACCGGAAAAATCCCTCAACGTGCAGCCCAAGTAGCGCAAACAATAGGGATGAAAACGATAGGGTTAAATACAACAGGTCATGCGGCAGACCATTTTAACGAGACATATCCTATTTCAGAACGACAACACGTTTATAAGAAAGCGGATATCGTTGTGAATTTATTACCGGAAACTGCAGATACACGTTATTTACTGACCGCAGAAGATTTTAAAGCGATGAATCAGCATACACTATTGGTTAATTTAGGACGCGGTACAATTGCGAAAGAAGCGGTTATTGTGGATTCCTTAAAAAACAAATCGATTCGCAAAGCATATTTAGATGTATTTGAACAGGAGCCGCTAGCATCCGATTCAAAACTCTACCAACTGGATAATGTTTTTTTAACACCACATATTTCAGGGAGTCATGTAGATAACAAAAAATTAGCAACTGATATTTTTTCTAATAATTTAAAATCTTTTCTCAATAACGGTAATTTGATTGAGAATAAGGTTAATATTGATAGAGGATATTAG
- the perR gene encoding peroxide-responsive transcriptional repressor PerR, with protein sequence MTAELESHDHQLKESIASLREAGVRITPQRQAILNFLIKAESHPTADEIYQSLSPDFPNISVATIYNNLKVFRKTGIVKELTYGDASSRFDFDTQNHYHVICEKCGKIVDFHYPLLHEVEQLAQHVTEFDVTHHRMEIYGVCQSCKEAEKEL encoded by the coding sequence ATGACTGCTGAATTGGAATCTCATGATCATCAATTAAAAGAGTCAATAGCGTCTTTACGTGAAGCAGGCGTGCGTATTACACCGCAACGTCAAGCAATATTAAATTTCCTCATCAAAGCGGAATCACATCCAACTGCTGACGAAATTTATCAATCATTATCACCTGACTTCCCAAATATAAGTGTTGCAACGATTTACAATAACCTTAAAGTATTTAGAAAGACAGGCATTGTTAAAGAGTTAACATATGGTGATGCGTCGAGTCGTTTTGATTTCGACACACAGAATCATTACCATGTCATCTGTGAGAAATGTGGTAAGATTGTTGACTTCCACTATCCATTACTCCATGAAGTTGAACAACTCGCGCAACATGTAACAGAATTTGACGTCACGCATCACAGAATGGAGATATATGGTGTTTGTCAATCGTGTAAAGAGGCTGAAAAAGAATTATAA